A single window of Gemmatimonadaceae bacterium DNA harbors:
- a CDS encoding molybdopterin dinucleotide binding domain-containing protein produces MSERTNAPLRVLRLVATKTGDAERGSAIWMNPDDARRRLLMDGELVWVHGPRRHELATLHYDDDLPRGEVVLRDIAGASPSEIITIVKVDTDNPPRRGILA; encoded by the coding sequence GTGAGCGAGCGCACCAATGCGCCGCTGCGCGTGTTGCGTCTCGTCGCGACGAAAACCGGAGATGCAGAGCGCGGGTCCGCCATCTGGATGAATCCGGATGACGCGCGCCGACGACTCCTCATGGACGGCGAATTGGTGTGGGTGCACGGACCCAGACGCCACGAGCTGGCAACGCTGCACTATGATGATGACCTGCCGCGCGGCGAGGTCGTGCTGCGCGACATCGCAGGCGCCTCACCATCGGAGATAATCACCATCGTGAAGGTGGACACCGACAACCCGCCGCGGCGCGGAATACTCGCGTGA
- a CDS encoding PLP-dependent aspartate aminotransferase family protein encodes MMHRRRRQGFSTVAVHGGRDTHDTDTPVVTPIYQSVNFVQEVGTEEGLRYPRYGNNPNSELLHKRLAMLEGAEASLLLSSGMGATTCAMLALLRPGDHLLASEWIYGGTHRLFTREFEAMGIQVTLVDPMETRVWRKRVRKHTRAIFVETPVNPSCRVIDLRPISYLTQEMGLALVVDSTFASPVNFRPLEHGADVVIHSATKYLNGHHDVLAGAVLGTASYIEEVRQKMMVWGQSPDPFAAWLLERGLKTIDVRLHRHNENAMRLAQWCAERSEFARVHYPGLPSHPDHEVARATLDGFGGMMAVELAGGGDAAERFISRLRVMTHAPSLGGVDTLVSEPRFTSHASMTPAERAAIGIPDGFVRISVGIEDADDLIADAAQALK; translated from the coding sequence ATGATGCATCGCCGACGCCGGCAGGGATTCTCAACGGTCGCGGTCCACGGTGGCCGCGACACGCACGACACGGATACGCCTGTCGTTACTCCGATCTATCAGTCCGTCAACTTCGTTCAGGAAGTCGGAACCGAAGAGGGCCTTCGCTATCCGCGCTACGGCAACAACCCGAACAGCGAATTGCTGCACAAGCGCCTCGCGATGTTGGAAGGCGCGGAGGCGTCGCTCCTGCTCTCGAGCGGAATGGGCGCCACCACGTGCGCGATGCTCGCGCTGTTGCGACCTGGCGACCACCTGCTGGCGAGCGAATGGATTTACGGCGGCACCCACCGGCTGTTCACGCGGGAATTCGAGGCGATGGGCATCCAGGTGACGCTCGTCGATCCGATGGAAACCCGCGTCTGGCGCAAGCGCGTGCGCAAACACACGCGCGCGATTTTCGTCGAGACGCCCGTCAATCCGTCATGCCGCGTCATCGACCTGCGCCCCATCAGCTACCTCACGCAGGAGATGGGCCTTGCGTTAGTCGTCGACTCGACCTTCGCGTCGCCCGTCAACTTCCGGCCCCTCGAGCACGGCGCGGACGTCGTCATTCACTCGGCCACCAAGTACTTGAACGGCCACCACGACGTGCTCGCCGGCGCTGTGTTAGGCACGGCCTCGTACATCGAGGAAGTGCGGCAGAAGATGATGGTCTGGGGACAATCGCCGGATCCGTTCGCGGCATGGCTCCTCGAGCGCGGCCTCAAGACCATCGACGTCAGACTCCACCGGCACAACGAGAACGCGATGCGTCTCGCCCAGTGGTGCGCCGAGCGGTCCGAGTTCGCCCGCGTGCACTACCCCGGCCTGCCGTCGCATCCGGATCACGAAGTCGCGCGTGCAACCCTGGACGGATTCGGCGGTATGATGGCCGTCGAGCTCGCGGGTGGCGGCGATGCGGCCGAGCGCTTCATCAGCCGTCTGCGGGTCATGACGCACGCACCGAGTCTGGGAGGCGTCGACACGCTCGTCTCGGAGCCGCGATTCACGTCGCACGCCTCGATGACGCCCGCCGAGCGAGCCGCGATCGGCATCCCCGATGGCTTCGTCCGCATCAGCGTGGGCATCGAGGACGCCGACGACCTCATCGCCGACGCCGCCCAGGCGTTGAAATGA
- the ftsE gene encoding cell division ATP-binding protein FtsE has translation MIRFSHVTKEYPRSGVALNNASFTVAKGEFAFLTGPSGAGKSTILKLVYMEERPTSGEVRVGGIRSSDVKRREVPKLRRRLGIVFQDFRLLEDRTAEQNIAFALEVTGTSRDAIPAKVGRLLTQVGLASKGTSFPRELSGGEQQRVAIARALVNDPVLLIADEPTGNLDERATRGIFQLLRDINASGTAVLMATHNLELVRRSEYRVIEINRGQIVFDSAERAAAEQPAPPAV, from the coding sequence GTGATTCGCTTCTCGCACGTCACCAAGGAATATCCCCGCAGCGGCGTCGCCCTCAACAACGCCTCGTTCACCGTCGCCAAGGGCGAATTTGCGTTCCTCACCGGCCCCAGCGGCGCCGGCAAATCGACCATCCTCAAGCTGGTCTACATGGAGGAGCGGCCCACGTCCGGAGAAGTTCGCGTGGGCGGCATTCGGTCGAGCGACGTGAAGCGGCGCGAAGTCCCGAAGCTGCGCCGCCGGTTGGGCATCGTCTTCCAGGATTTTCGACTACTCGAGGATCGCACCGCCGAACAGAACATCGCCTTCGCGCTCGAGGTCACCGGGACGTCGCGCGATGCCATACCAGCCAAGGTTGGACGCCTGCTCACGCAGGTCGGGCTCGCCTCGAAGGGCACGAGCTTCCCGCGCGAGCTGTCGGGCGGCGAGCAGCAACGGGTCGCGATCGCGCGCGCGCTCGTCAACGACCCGGTGCTGCTCATCGCCGACGAGCCGACGGGCAACCTCGATGAGCGCGCCACGCGCGGCATCTTCCAACTGCTGCGCGACATCAATGCGTCGGGTACGGCCGTGCTCATGGCCACGCACAACCTCGAGCTGGTTCGCCGCTCGGAGTATCGCGTGATCGAGATCAACCGCGGCCAGATCGTCTTCGACTCTGCCGAGCGGGCCGCGGCCGAGCAGCCCGCTCCACCCGCCGTCTGA
- a CDS encoding permease-like cell division protein FtsX: MRLTLREVSLGLKRAPLLSVLSVLTIAFSLFAFGLFGLVALNVSEALKHVEERVEIRAFLADGAPVEAVSTAVGDIAAFPEVAHVDIITPEQALARARKEMGEFQDVFDAAVLPASLEIRLKPGYRDPATVREVAERVKTYSFVDDVRYGEEWVQKLYNIRTIAGATGLVLGIAFAGVAIIIIGSTIRMTVLARAREISIMRLVGATDAFVRRPFLVDGFVKGVVGGLLALALAWVAYRLVDQTLGISSAFFQAGSAALGVLIGGVIGLLGSAMSVGRHLRDV; this comes from the coding sequence ATGCGCCTGACGCTTCGCGAAGTCTCGTTAGGCCTGAAGCGGGCGCCGCTCTTGAGCGTGCTCAGCGTTCTCACCATTGCCTTCAGCCTGTTCGCGTTCGGCCTCTTCGGACTCGTGGCGCTCAACGTGAGTGAAGCGCTCAAGCACGTCGAAGAGCGCGTGGAGATTCGCGCGTTCCTTGCCGACGGCGCGCCGGTCGAAGCCGTTTCCACGGCCGTCGGCGACATTGCGGCGTTCCCGGAAGTCGCGCACGTCGACATCATCACCCCCGAGCAAGCGCTCGCGCGCGCACGCAAGGAGATGGGCGAGTTCCAGGATGTGTTCGACGCGGCGGTGCTGCCGGCGTCGCTCGAGATCCGGCTCAAGCCCGGCTACCGCGATCCCGCCACCGTGCGCGAGGTGGCCGAGCGCGTGAAGACCTACTCGTTCGTCGACGACGTGCGCTACGGCGAGGAATGGGTGCAGAAGTTGTACAACATCCGCACCATCGCCGGCGCCACCGGTCTCGTGTTAGGCATCGCGTTCGCCGGCGTCGCCATCATCATCATCGGATCCACCATCCGGATGACGGTGCTGGCGCGGGCGCGCGAGATTTCGATCATGCGGCTCGTCGGCGCCACCGACGCGTTCGTGCGGCGGCCGTTCCTCGTCGACGGATTCGTCAAAGGCGTCGTCGGCGGCCTGCTCGCTCTGGCGCTGGCCTGGGTGGCCTACCGGCTCGTCGACCAAACGTTAGGCATCTCCAGCGCGTTCTTCCAGGCCGGATCGGCGGCGTTAGGCGTCTTGATCGGCGGTGTCATCGGCCTCCTCGGCAGCGCGATGTCGGTGGGCCGCCACCTGCGCGATGTCTGA
- a CDS encoding peptidoglycan DD-metalloendopeptidase family protein, with protein sequence MLVIAAAVGGPVPASAQSAAQQSSPEARLKAERTKLDSLRAERERLEQRRQSLQSTVHDLSEEVDNLNREADMTARVVHSLDAQLDAINAEVASTTSDLVDAQDELTVKRVILQRRLVDIYKRGPLFSLEVMLSANSFGDLIARYKYLHLLALRDRVLVHRVEDLRNQIDRQRGNLVRFQSDMEENRQEKADEEQHLRDLQSQQAASLRDAQRNARLTDRRIRQLASDEGRLTSVIASLEAARLRAERASPNAPRSAGVFSGASRLDWPVDGTLLYTFGRVVNPNNTTVRWNGIGIKAAEGAQVHAVAAGKVRVAEPFGTYGLTVIIEHPGGDYSVYGSLEKVTVKKGDVVGKGDVIGYVGSTDPDLGPHLHFEMRPEGKPVDPLDILKPQP encoded by the coding sequence GTGCTGGTGATCGCCGCTGCCGTCGGCGGTCCGGTCCCCGCCTCCGCGCAGTCCGCCGCCCAACAATCCAGCCCCGAAGCCCGGCTCAAAGCAGAGCGCACCAAGCTCGACTCCTTGCGCGCCGAGCGCGAGCGGCTCGAGCAGCGACGCCAGTCGCTGCAGAGCACCGTGCACGACCTCTCCGAGGAAGTCGACAATCTCAACCGCGAAGCCGACATGACCGCCCGTGTCGTGCACTCGCTCGATGCCCAACTGGATGCGATCAACGCCGAGGTCGCCAGCACCACCTCCGATCTGGTCGACGCGCAGGACGAGCTCACCGTCAAGCGCGTGATCCTCCAGCGGCGCCTGGTCGACATCTACAAGCGCGGACCGCTCTTCTCGCTCGAGGTGATGCTGTCGGCCAACAGCTTTGGCGACCTCATCGCGCGCTATAAGTACCTCCACCTGCTCGCCCTGCGAGACCGCGTGCTGGTGCACCGCGTGGAAGACCTACGCAATCAGATCGACCGCCAGCGCGGCAACCTGGTTCGCTTCCAGAGCGACATGGAGGAAAACCGCCAGGAGAAGGCCGATGAGGAGCAGCACCTGCGCGACCTGCAGTCCCAACAGGCGGCGAGCCTGCGCGATGCCCAACGGAACGCGCGCCTGACCGACCGCCGCATCCGACAGCTCGCCAGCGACGAGGGACGCCTCACCAGCGTCATCGCGTCGCTCGAGGCGGCCCGCCTGCGCGCCGAGCGCGCGTCGCCTAACGCACCGCGCTCGGCCGGCGTGTTCAGCGGCGCCAGCCGCCTCGACTGGCCCGTCGACGGAACCCTCCTCTATACCTTCGGCCGCGTCGTCAACCCGAACAACACCACCGTGCGCTGGAACGGCATCGGGATCAAAGCCGCCGAGGGCGCCCAGGTGCACGCGGTTGCCGCCGGCAAAGTGCGCGTCGCCGAGCCGTTCGGCACCTACGGCCTCACCGTCATCATCGAGCATCCCGGCGGCGACTACTCCGTGTACGGCTCGCTCGAAAAAGTCACGGTCAAGAAAGGCGACGTCGTCGGCAAGGGCGATGTCATTGGCTACGTCGGATCCACCGACCCCGACCTCGGTCCGCATCTGCATTTCGAGATGCGCCCGGAGGGAAAACCGGTCGATCCGCTCGACATCCTGAAGCCCCAGCCGTGA